The following are from one region of the Ornithodoros turicata isolate Travis unplaced genomic scaffold, ASM3712646v1 Chromosome76, whole genome shotgun sequence genome:
- the LOC135374552 gene encoding uncharacterized protein LOC135374552, protein MVERLHRQLKAAICARRDSANWVDHLPWVLLGIRSSLKQNLQCSPSDLVFGCPLRLPGDFLSSPSPAPPSAHDFAAQLRDHFRDLQPVSPRQPTNRKIFVHPDLKTSSHVFVRADHVKPPLTPAYTGPHRLLVQDEKTVTVDINGRPELLTKDRVTPAYFDALLSPVHLPESPPPCPVPRSLPS, encoded by the coding sequence ATGGTCGAACGTCTGCACAGGCAGCTGAAAGCCGCCATCTGCGCGAGACGCGACTCGGCGAATTGGGTCGATCACCTGCCCTGGGTGCTCTTAGGTATTCGCTCTTCCCTCAAGCAGAACCTCCAGTGTAGCCCCTCGGACTTGGTATTTGGTTGCCCGCTGAGGCTTCCCGGCGACTTCCTCAGCTCCCCCTCCCCCGCGCCTCCCAGTGCTCATGACTTTGCCGCACAGCTTCGCGACCATTTCCGGGATCTTCAGCCCGTTTCCCCACGCCAGCCCACTAATAGGAAGATCTTTGTCCACCCGGACCTCAAGACCTCTTCTCACGTCTTCGTTCGCGCGGACCACGTTAAGCCGCCACTCACCCCAGCGTACACTGGTCCCCACCGCTTATTGGTGCAAGATGAGAAGACGGTGACAGTCGACATCAATGGCCGCCCGGAGTTACTCACGAAAGACAGAGTCACGCCCGCCTACTTCGACGCACTACTCTCTCCCGTCCATCTTCCGGAGTCGCCTCCACCTTGCCCGGTTCCCCGATCACTACCCTCCTGA
- the LOC135374560 gene encoding uncharacterized protein LOC135374560, with protein sequence MFAIMKVATLTKSQYFRTQKQHLFPAVNDVYMSKQAELLDQLRPVPLTLAGDGRCDSPGHTALYGTYTLLETAANRIIHFELVKSTEVTSSNAMEVYGLQKCLAFLEVQDMTVDTLVTDRHTGIKAMLRDCCPHIKHRFDVWHVTKGIKKKLLGLGRSARHQVVRLWIESLIRHAYWCPRTSGDDCDLCLAKWVSAANHIVDIHEHDDPLYPVCYHGSVSEPREWLREESETYRRVRDILMAPALLKDIPMLSSGHQTYGLEAFHSLMIHFVPKSYSFSDEGMLARTQLAILHYNENADRTQVEEDGSKQYRLKASKIKKTWLPVPVKEAATYNYTSELITEVFSRIREHRKPSAAMETLPPRSSMYGERPVLAQAVEQHQKSVPSTDMENSGSNKNPIRLHPIRLSTVYTQGELSIFPPSCFTGVTEKSGNQG encoded by the exons ATGTTTGCCATCATGAAGGTGGCCACCCTGACGAAGTCTCAGTATTTCAGGACACAAAAGCAGCACCTCTTTCCTGCTGTTAATGAT GTCTACATGAGCAAGCAGGCAGAGCTCCTGGATCAACTTCGTCCGGTGCCCCTGACCCTTGCTGGGGATGGTAGATGCGACTCACCAGGTCATACTGCACTCTATGGCACTTACACGCTTCTAGAGACTGCTGCCAATCGCATCATCCACTTTGAGTTGGTCAAG TCAACTGAAGTGACAAGCAGCAACGCTATGGAGGTGTATGGCCTGCAGAAATGCCTAGCATTTCTTGAGGTTCAAGACATGACGGTGGACACCTTAGTGACTGACCGCCACACCGGAATCAAGGCCATGTTGAGGGATTGCTGCCCCCACATTAAGCACCGATTCGATGTGTGGCACGTCACTAAGG GAATCAAGAAGAAACTTCTAGGACTTGGGCGCTCTGCGAGGCATCAGGTTGTGCGGCTTTGGATCGAGAGCCTTATAAGACATGCATACTGGTGCCCGAGAACAAGTGGAGATGACTGTGACCTTTGCCTGGCAAAGTGGGTGTCGGCAGCGAACCACATTGTCGATATTCATGAACATGATGATCCACTCTACCCTGTGTGTTACCATGGCAGTGTGTCTGAACCACGTGAATGGCTGAGAGAAG AGAGCGAGACCTACAGAAGGGTCAGAGACATCTTGATGGCCCCTGCCCTCCTCAAGGACATCCCAATGCTTTCTTCTGGGCATCAGACGTACGGGCTAGAGGCATTTCACAGCCTAATGATTCACTTTGTGCCTAAGTCCTACTCATTTTCTGATGAGGGAATGCTGGCCAG GACACAACTGGCTATCCTTCATTATAATGAGAATGCTGACCGGACACAAGTGGAGGAGGATGGTTCCAAGCAGTACCGCCTGAAAGCCTCCAAGATAAAGAAGACATGGCTGCCTGTACCCGTGAAGGAAGCTGCTACTTACA ATTATACCTCTGAACTGATCACTGAGGTCTTCAGTCGTATACGTGAGCATCGAAAGCCATCAGCAGCTATGGAGACACTGCCACCACGTTCTTCCATGTATGGGGAAAGGCCAGTTCTTGCTCAAGCTGTGGAGCAACACCAAAAGAG TGTGCCTTCGACAGACATGGAAAATTCTGGAAGTAACAAGAATCCTATAAGGTTGCATCCTATAAGGCTCAGCACCGTCTACACGCAAGGGGAGCTAAGTATTTTCCCACCATCTTGCTTTACTGGTGTTACAGAAAAAAGTGGAAATCAAGGTTGA